Proteins encoded together in one Bacteroides ovatus window:
- the rpmF gene encoding 50S ribosomal protein L32: MAHPKRRQSSTRQAKRRTHDKAVAPTLAICPNCGEWHVYHTVCGACGYYRGKLAIEKEAAV, translated from the coding sequence ATGGCACATCCTAAGAGAAGACAATCAAGTACGAGACAAGCGAAGAGAAGAACTCATGATAAGGCAGTAGCTCCTACATTGGCTATTTGTCCGAATTGCGGTGAATGGCACGTTTACCACACTGTATGTGGTGCTTGTGGCTATTACAGAGGCAAGCTCGCTATTGAGAAAGAAGCAGCTGTATAA
- a CDS encoding YceD family protein: protein MGKFDKYKIDLKGMQTDSAKYEFVLDNLYFAHIDGPEVQKGKVNVTLTVKRTSRAFELSFQTEGMVSVPCDRCLDDMELPISSSDKLMVKFGHEYAEEGDNLIVIPEEEGEINVAWFMYEFVALSVPMKHVHAPGKCNKAMTGKLNKHLKTNANEDSDDTFDTGGDDIVIEEEVEEQIDPRWNELKKILDNN from the coding sequence TTGGGAAAGTTTGATAAATACAAAATTGACTTGAAAGGAATGCAAACAGACTCTGCTAAGTATGAGTTTGTATTGGATAACCTTTACTTCGCTCACATTGATGGTCCTGAAGTTCAGAAAGGAAAGGTGAATGTTACATTGACCGTGAAAAGAACCTCTCGTGCTTTCGAGCTGAGTTTTCAGACTGAGGGAATGGTATCAGTACCATGTGACCGTTGTCTGGATGATATGGAGCTACCTATCAGTTCTTCTGATAAACTGATGGTAAAGTTTGGACATGAATATGCAGAAGAAGGTGACAACCTGATTGTGATTCCCGAGGAAGAAGGGGAAATCAACGTTGCATGGTTCATGTATGAGTTTGTTGCGCTCTCTGTACCCATGAAGCATGTACATGCTCCCGGTAAGTGCAATAAAGCGATGACTGGTAAATTGAACAAGCATTTGAAAACAAATGCGAATGAGGATAGCGATGATACTTTCGACACAGGTGGAGATGACATCGTAATTGAGGAAGAAGTGGAGGAACAAATTGATCCCCGCTGGAATGAATTAAAAAAAATATTAGATAATAATTAA